From Macaca fascicularis isolate 582-1 chromosome 14, T2T-MFA8v1.1, a single genomic window includes:
- the LIN7C gene encoding protein lin-7 homolog C, whose amino-acid sequence MAALGEPVRLERDICRAIELLEKLQRSGEVPPQKLQALQRVLQSEFCNAVREVYEHVYETVDISSSPEVRANATAKATVAAFAASEGHSHPRVVELPKTEEGLGFNIMGGKEQNSPIYISRIIPGGIADRHGGLKRGDQLLSVNGVSVEGEHHEKAVELLKAAQGKVKLVVRYTPKVLEEMESRFEKMRSAKRRQQT is encoded by the exons ATGGCGGCGTTAGGGGAACCCGTGCGACTGGAGAGGG ATATTTGTAGAGCAATTGAATTATTGGAAAAACTACAAAGGAGTGGAGAAGTACCACCACAGAAACTTCAGGCTTTGCAAAGAGTCCTTCAAAGTGAGTTCTGCAATGCTGTGAGAGAG GTATATGAACATGTCTATGAGACTGTGGACATCAGTAGCAGTCCCGAAGTGAGAGCAAACGCTACTGCAAAG GCTACTGTTGCTGCATTTGCTGCCAGTGAAGGACATTCTCATCCTCGAGTTGTTGAGCTACCAAAAACAGAAGAGGGCCTTGGATTCAATATTATGGGAGGCAAAGAACAAAATTCTCCAATCTATATATCTCGAATAATTCCAGGTGGAATTGCTGATAGACATGGGGGCCTCAAACGTGGAGATCAACTCCTCTCTGTTAATGGCGTG agtGTTGAAGGAGAACATCATGAAAAAGCTGTAGAGCTGCTGAAAGCTGCACAAGGAAAGGTTAAATTAGTGGTGCGATATACACCCAAAGTCTTAGAAGAAATGGAGTCGCGCTTTGAAAAAATGAGATCAGCAAAACGCAGGCAACAGACCTAA